In Triticum aestivum cultivar Chinese Spring chromosome 5B, IWGSC CS RefSeq v2.1, whole genome shotgun sequence, the following proteins share a genomic window:
- the LOC123116943 gene encoding dirigent protein 21-like — translation MLGRVIFCVVIAAAVLAVVLLATVSPLPHRSTARPRGLRAITVYIHPAKSGAATQQQRHQGAAAAHGDERAASALVFRHRMTAGPEFTSAAVGAASGFVLPGERGSAMSAFDTVHLAFDAPGLSGSLCVEVARDKEALCVVGGTGAFAFARGRGAVLRPERGKRLDGGGAATALRLELSLSVASAG, via the coding sequence ATGCTAGGCAGGGTCATCTTCTGCGTGGTGATCGCCGCGGCCGTCCTCGCCGTCGTCCTGCTCGCCACCGTCTCCCCTCTCCCCCACCGGTCCACCGCGCGCCCCCGGGGTCTCCGCGCTATCACGGTGTACATCCATCCGGCGAAGTCAGGAGCCGCGACGCAGCAGCAGCGGCACcagggcgccgccgccgcgcacggaGACGAACGGGCGGCGAGCGCGCTGGTGTTCCGCCACCGGATGACGGCGGGGCCGGAGTTCACGTCGGCGGCCGTCGGCGCGGCCTCGGGGTTCGTGCTCCCGGGCGAGCGCGGCTCGGCGATGTCGGCGTTCGACACGGTGCACCTGGCGTTCGACGCGCCCGGGCTGTCCGGCAGCCTCTGCGTGGAGGTGGCCAGGGACAAGGAGGCGCTCTGTGTGGTGGGCGGCACGGGCGCGTTCGCGTTCGCGCGCGGGCGCGGCGCCGTCCTGCGCCCGGAGCGGGGGAAGCGGCTGGACGGCGGCGGCGCCGCGACGGCGTTGCGTCTTGAGCTGAGCCTGAGCGTCGCGTCCGCTGGCTAA